From the genome of Nitrososphaerales archaeon:
GTCATCGCACCATCTCTAACAGCTAAATGTTTACCATACATGAAACCGCCGTTCTCCTCGAATCCTACAATGGCGTTAGAATCTAACATCTCTCTAGATACTTCAACGCTTCCAACTTTTGTCCTTATTACTTTGGAATTATATTTGCTTGCTATGATATCTATTAATGTAGACGAATTTATTGGCGTAACAATTTTCGCATTTACGTCATTTAATAATAAATGTTCAGCCAGCATTGCCGCAGTCTTATCACCACCATGTACAATGCCCTTTTCATCACAAAATATACTTCGGTCACCATCACCATCATACGCAATGCCCACGTCCGCAGAATTCTCTATCACTGTTCTAGAAAGAAGCCCTAGATTGTCTGAAGTTGGTTCAGAACCTCTGCCCGGAAATGCGCCGTCTATTATCGAGTTTACAGTAATAACCTTACATCCTAGCTCCTGCATGAGTTTGGGAGCAGTTACGACTTGCGCACCATTTCCTAGGTCCAAAACAACTGTAAGTTTTTTAGACCTGATCAACGCTACGTTTACCAATGATTTTATACCGTCTATGTAAGTTTGCACAGCCCGAGGTTCATTTACATCAGCACCAATTTTATGATCTAAACGACGGAAATCTTTCTCAAAATAGATCGCCTCCACCTTTAACTCGTTTTCACGAGATAATTCTATGCCGTCACTTGCAATGACCTTTATGCCATTATATTCTGGTGGATTATGGGAAGCCGTAATCATAACTCCTC
Proteins encoded in this window:
- the glmM gene encoding phosphoglucosamine mutase, with translation MGRLFGTNGIRGVFGEDLTLDLALDVSYSLATFFHDKPVLTGYDGRHSSTAISKVVRAGMNALGIDVANAALVPTPCLQFCVKKLDYSGGVMITASHNPPEYNGIKVIASDGIELSRENELKVEAIYFEKDFRRLDHKIGADVNEPRAVQTYIDGIKSLVNVALIRSKKLTVVLDLGNGAQVVTAPKLMQELGCKVITVNSIIDGAFPGRGSEPTSDNLGLLSRTVIENSADVGIAYDGDGDRSIFCDEKGIVHGGDKTAAMLAEHLLLNDVNAKIVTPINSSTLIDIIASKYNSKVIRTKVGSVEVSREMLDSNAIVGFEENGGFMYGKHLAVRDGAMTSALMLELIASGSLHLSKIIDALPKFYQYKTKFTCSKEQSSRVLDYLVNNARGNVETLDGVKIWLNDSSWVMVRQSGTEPVMRLYAESNDIKFLNETVEDYNKQVRKIIDGY